One region of Bacteroidales bacterium genomic DNA includes:
- a CDS encoding endo-polygalacturonase → MKNKIWLLILIACISCSCANKDNHIKIYPAPEGEELSTAYEVKVEGEKIPVYQARIAPEDDRSRWLAMDDKANSALYHDTASFAYFDMNGPVKISVSVDSKIRSAKILPSSLGMVPDINGNTISFNLDQPRKLTIEINDDWIHCLHIFANPFETDIPEKDDPDVIYFGPGIHEISHLRVSDNKTVYIAGGAVVRAIIDPEEKYWISSYSGLRGYTPTLELRGKNIKVRGRGILDATGCTTHARNMINIKGENIEVEGIILRDPSTWTIPIFSAENVTVNNIKILGYRANSDGIDICSSHDITVNDCFIRTLDDLVVVKTLNHEGPAGRILVQDCVLWNEVAHALSIGAELTNNVDQVTFRNCDVIHDQGREWALRIFHSDAATISNIRFEDIRIEESRRFISLWLGEAVWSKDQERGNIHDVVFKNIHASGRSPDIELKGHDREHKISRVLFENVSFNGNPVSQDNMIIQGFVEDIEMK, encoded by the coding sequence ATGAAAAATAAAATTTGGCTATTGATCCTTATTGCATGTATATCCTGTTCCTGTGCGAATAAAGATAACCATATAAAGATATACCCTGCCCCTGAAGGTGAAGAATTAAGCACAGCGTATGAAGTTAAAGTGGAAGGCGAAAAAATTCCTGTATATCAGGCAAGAATAGCTCCGGAAGACGACAGGTCAAGATGGCTGGCCATGGATGACAAAGCCAATTCTGCTCTTTACCATGATACGGCCTCATTTGCTTATTTTGACATGAATGGCCCGGTTAAGATCAGTGTTTCAGTGGATTCAAAGATCCGTTCCGCGAAAATATTACCTTCTTCATTAGGTATGGTTCCCGATATCAATGGAAATACGATCTCTTTTAATCTGGACCAGCCCCGTAAGTTAACCATTGAGATCAACGATGACTGGATCCATTGCCTCCACATTTTCGCCAACCCGTTTGAAACCGACATACCAGAAAAAGACGATCCGGATGTCATCTATTTTGGTCCGGGCATACACGAGATCAGTCATCTGAGAGTGAGCGATAATAAAACCGTATATATTGCCGGAGGAGCCGTAGTCAGGGCCATTATCGATCCCGAAGAAAAATATTGGATCAGTAGTTACAGCGGATTACGCGGCTATACGCCTACCCTGGAATTAAGGGGGAAAAATATCAAAGTCCGTGGACGCGGGATACTGGATGCTACCGGCTGTACTACCCATGCCAGAAATATGATCAATATAAAAGGTGAAAACATCGAAGTGGAGGGTATCATCTTACGGGATCCCAGTACCTGGACCATCCCCATCTTCAGCGCTGAAAATGTAACGGTAAACAATATAAAGATACTGGGATACCGCGCCAATTCAGACGGAATAGATATCTGCAGCAGTCATGATATTACTGTAAACGATTGCTTTATACGTACACTTGATGACCTTGTCGTTGTAAAGACACTGAACCATGAGGGGCCGGCAGGCCGTATCCTCGTACAGGATTGCGTATTATGGAACGAAGTAGCACACGCCCTGAGTATCGGTGCCGAATTAACCAACAATGTGGATCAGGTTACATTCAGGAATTGTGATGTGATCCATGACCAGGGGAGAGAATGGGCGTTACGTATTTTTCATTCGGATGCAGCCACCATCAGCAACATACGTTTTGAAGACATTCGTATCGAAGAGAGCCGGAGGTTTATCTCATTGTGGTTAGGCGAAGCAGTGTGGTCAAAAGACCAGGAAAGAGGAAACATACACGATGTAGTGTTCAAAAATATACATGCTTCCGGAAGATCCCCAGACATCGAACTGAAAGGACATGACCGGGAACACAAGATAAGCCGGGTATTGTTTGAAAATGTCTCGTTTAACGGGAATCCTGTTTCTCAGGACAATATGATTATACAAGGATTTGTCGAGGATATAGAGATGAAATGA
- a CDS encoding glutamate synthase subunit beta: MGNPKAFLTIPRKEAGYRPILERITDFGEVEQTLNSDDRILQGSRCMECGVPFCHWACPIGNCMPEWQDSLTKGKWQEAYERLAATNNFPEFTGRVCPALCEKSCVLAMTDQAVTIRENEAAIAEHAFHEGYVKPRIPQKRTGKKVAVIGSGPAGLSVADMLNRQGHCITVFEKDEALGGLLRFGIPDFKLNKEIIDRRLGILREEGIEFKTGINIGKDISHEQLLKKYDAICLAVGAGHPRDLPVEGKKLKGIHFALELLQQQNRVVAGEVISKEHLISAKGKHVVVIGGGDTGSDCVGTSVRHKAAQVTQIEIMSQPPGSYNPETPWPLYPNVLRTSSSHKEGCLRRWNLATKRFIGEKGKVTGVEVAEVVWSKDKTGRMLMKETGKTEIIKADLVLLSMGFIHPVHEGLLDSLGVKYDGRGNVQSVIPGRTSVDKIFVAGDATLGASLVVRAIQSGREAAEAIGRFLENS, encoded by the coding sequence ATGGGTAACCCGAAAGCATTTTTAACCATTCCCCGCAAAGAGGCGGGATATAGGCCTATATTGGAACGCATCACGGATTTTGGTGAAGTGGAACAGACCCTGAATAGCGATGACCGTATCCTGCAGGGGTCACGGTGTATGGAGTGTGGTGTTCCGTTTTGCCACTGGGCCTGTCCGATTGGTAACTGTATGCCCGAATGGCAGGATTCCTTGACTAAAGGAAAATGGCAGGAGGCATATGAACGGCTGGCAGCTACCAATAATTTTCCCGAATTTACAGGACGCGTATGTCCGGCACTGTGTGAGAAAAGTTGCGTACTGGCTATGACAGACCAGGCTGTCACTATACGGGAAAACGAAGCAGCCATTGCCGAACATGCCTTCCATGAAGGGTATGTAAAACCACGTATCCCACAAAAAAGAACCGGAAAAAAAGTGGCTGTGATCGGATCCGGGCCTGCCGGCCTCTCTGTGGCGGATATGCTTAACCGGCAGGGACATTGTATTACGGTTTTTGAAAAAGACGAAGCTCTGGGAGGATTATTGCGTTTTGGTATTCCTGATTTTAAACTGAATAAGGAAATTATCGACCGGAGGCTGGGAATACTCCGTGAAGAAGGGATTGAATTCAAAACCGGCATAAACATCGGAAAGGACATCAGCCATGAGCAACTCCTGAAAAAATACGATGCCATCTGCCTGGCAGTCGGTGCGGGACATCCCCGCGATCTTCCGGTAGAGGGGAAGAAACTAAAAGGAATACATTTCGCTTTGGAACTGTTGCAACAACAGAACCGGGTTGTGGCGGGGGAGGTCATTTCGAAAGAACACCTGATCTCTGCAAAAGGAAAGCATGTTGTGGTGATTGGCGGGGGAGATACCGGTTCCGATTGTGTGGGTACTTCCGTACGCCATAAGGCGGCTCAAGTCACACAAATAGAGATCATGTCCCAGCCACCCGGATCATATAATCCGGAAACACCGTGGCCACTCTATCCGAATGTGTTGAGAACATCCAGTTCCCATAAAGAGGGATGCTTGCGCCGTTGGAACCTGGCTACAAAACGGTTTATCGGGGAAAAAGGAAAAGTAACCGGTGTGGAAGTAGCCGAAGTTGTATGGAGTAAAGACAAAACCGGACGTATGCTAATGAAGGAAACAGGAAAAACAGAGATCATCAAAGCCGACCTGGTATTATTGTCCATGGGTTTTATCCACCCGGTCCATGAAGGCTTACTGGATAGCCTGGGAGTTAAGTATGACGGACGGGGTAATGTTCAGTCGGTTATACCCGGCCGGACATCAGTGGATAAAATTTTTGTTGCAGGAGACGCCACGCTGGGAGCCAGTCTTGTTGTGCGGGCAATTCAATCGGGTAGGGAAGCCGCCGAAGCCATCGGACGGTTCCTGGAAAATAGTTAA
- the gltB gene encoding glutamate synthase large subunit — MNTLYQPEFEHDACGVGLLANINGDKSHEIVDKGLQVLEHMLHRGAENADNKTGDGAGIMLQIPHEFILLQGIPVPERGKYGTGLIFLPKEEEQAELCLTVLRETVEKEELRLLAVRDVPVNSGILGEMSRDNEPSIKQIFVVGEDRSEILERKLYIVRRKLEKKVLKSTLAHKRSFYVVSLSTRRIVYKGMLTSVQLRDYFPDLSDPYFTSGLALVHSRFSTNTFPSWDLAQPFRLIGHNGEINTIRGNRYWMEARESILQSGSLGNVEDIFPIVQAGMSDSASLDNVLEFLVMSGKSLPHALAMLVPESWNAKNPISDDLKAFYEYHSILMEPWDGPATLLFTDGRYAGGMLDRNGLRPARYLITRSGVIVVASEAGVLPFEASDIKEKGRLQPGKMLMIDTQEGTVHYDAELKEELAKAYPYGEWLSKNRIVLSDISSGRTVKQHVEQFPGLLKAFGYTQEDIEKIMLPMAVDGKEPVGSMGNDTPLAVLSGKPQRLFAYFRQLFAQVTNPPIDPIREELVMSLSMYIGCQETNILEPSPDLCKMVKFKSPVINNRDLDILRHLGYKGFRTLTLPMLFDASEQAKGMEQALARICRQAEKAVDDGYNYVILSDRGVNERQAAIPSLLAVSAVHHYLIDKRKRMQIAIMVESAEPREVMHFALLFGFGASGVNPYMAFAVLDDLVKRHEIHLDYATAEKNYIRSVNKGLLKVLSKMGISTLRSYRGSQIFEAVGIGQKLLDRYFRGMISRIGGIDLKDITIDTLIHHYEGFSDKQKLDKLKNIGLYAYRRDGEYHAWNPETISKLQIATRLGDYDRFKEYSSIVDGKSTPVFLRDFLDFKRNPIDISEVEPVEAITRRFVTGAMSYGSISKEAHEALAIALNTLNGRSNTGEGGENADRFNIGADGLNRRSAIKQIASGRFGVTAEYLVNADELQIKIAQGAKPGEGGQLPGFKVDKIIAATRHSLPGITLISPPPHHDIYSIEDLAQLIFDLKNVNPQAKISVKLVSESGVGTVAAGVAKAKADLIVISGAEGGTGASPVSSIRHAGMPWELGLAETQQTLVMNNLRGNVVLQTDGQLKTGKDIIIATLLGAEEYGFATSALIVLGCVMMRKCHLNTCPVGIATQDERLRQRFKGEYEYVVNFMTFLAQEVREYLAEMGFRSIDEIIGRSDLLELRKFEEHPKAQKLDFSKLLYFPEETSHALRWEKEQDHKIDEVLDLQLIRKARPALEKSLPAEMDSLISNIDRSVGAMLSGKVAKRYGSMGLPDSTITVAFKGSAGQSFGAFLAAGITFRLEGEANDYLGKGLSGGRIVVLPPKGSIFAPENNIIAGNTLLYGATLGEVYINGRVGERFCVRNSGAIAVVEGVGDHCCEYMTGGRTVVLGSTGKNFAAGMSGGVAYVYDPDGTFDYFCNMEMVELSLIEDKTDDQELFRLISAHAHHTKSPLALRMVGDWENHLKHFLKVMPIEYKKVLHDEAMEAIRKKIAQVEYDY; from the coding sequence ATGAACACACTTTATCAACCGGAATTTGAACACGATGCCTGTGGTGTAGGTTTACTGGCAAATATTAATGGCGACAAATCCCATGAGATCGTCGATAAGGGTTTGCAGGTGCTGGAGCATATGTTACACCGCGGAGCCGAAAATGCCGATAACAAAACCGGCGATGGTGCAGGTATCATGCTGCAGATTCCTCATGAGTTTATTCTTTTGCAGGGAATACCAGTACCCGAACGTGGGAAGTATGGCACCGGACTGATATTTCTTCCTAAGGAAGAGGAGCAGGCAGAATTGTGTCTTACAGTGTTGCGTGAAACTGTGGAAAAGGAAGAACTAAGATTACTGGCAGTACGTGATGTCCCTGTCAATAGCGGTATCCTGGGTGAAATGTCGCGCGATAATGAACCGTCCATCAAACAGATATTTGTAGTAGGAGAGGACCGATCTGAAATACTCGAACGGAAATTATATATTGTCCGTCGTAAACTGGAAAAAAAAGTGTTGAAATCGACACTGGCACACAAACGTAGTTTTTATGTAGTCAGCCTGTCGACCCGGCGGATCGTTTACAAAGGAATGCTGACCTCCGTACAGTTGCGTGATTATTTTCCGGATCTGTCTGATCCGTATTTTACAAGCGGTCTGGCTTTGGTACATTCACGCTTCAGTACCAATACCTTTCCTTCATGGGATCTGGCCCAACCTTTCCGTCTGATCGGGCATAACGGCGAAATCAATACCATACGGGGCAACCGTTACTGGATGGAAGCCCGGGAAAGCATTCTGCAATCCGGATCACTGGGAAATGTAGAGGATATTTTTCCTATTGTACAGGCCGGGATGAGTGATAGCGCTTCACTGGACAATGTGCTGGAATTCCTGGTAATGTCGGGTAAGAGCCTGCCTCATGCTTTGGCTATGTTGGTTCCGGAAAGCTGGAATGCAAAAAATCCGATCTCCGACGACCTGAAAGCATTTTATGAATACCACAGTATCCTGATGGAGCCTTGGGACGGGCCGGCCACACTGCTTTTCACCGATGGGCGTTATGCCGGTGGAATGCTCGACAGGAACGGATTACGACCTGCACGTTACCTGATTACCAGGAGCGGGGTGATCGTGGTGGCTTCCGAAGCCGGGGTATTGCCTTTCGAGGCATCCGATATTAAAGAGAAAGGGCGTTTACAACCCGGTAAAATGCTGATGATCGATACGCAGGAAGGGACGGTACATTATGATGCCGAGCTAAAAGAAGAACTGGCAAAAGCTTATCCGTACGGGGAATGGTTATCGAAAAACCGTATTGTTTTGTCCGACATTTCATCCGGCCGTACTGTCAAACAGCATGTGGAGCAATTTCCCGGGCTACTGAAGGCATTCGGGTATACACAGGAAGATATCGAAAAGATCATGTTGCCGATGGCAGTGGATGGTAAAGAACCGGTAGGTTCCATGGGAAATGATACCCCGCTGGCTGTATTGTCCGGTAAGCCTCAGCGATTGTTTGCTTATTTCCGGCAATTATTTGCACAGGTAACCAATCCACCAATTGATCCTATCCGTGAAGAGTTGGTAATGTCTTTGTCTATGTATATCGGGTGCCAGGAAACCAATATCCTGGAGCCATCGCCGGACTTATGTAAAATGGTGAAATTCAAAAGCCCGGTCATCAATAACCGTGATCTGGATATTTTGCGGCATCTGGGCTATAAAGGTTTCCGCACCTTGACGCTTCCGATGCTGTTTGATGCATCCGAACAGGCAAAGGGGATGGAACAGGCGTTGGCCAGGATCTGTCGGCAAGCCGAAAAAGCAGTGGATGACGGTTATAATTATGTGATCCTCAGTGACCGTGGCGTAAATGAACGGCAAGCAGCAATCCCATCATTGCTGGCTGTTTCGGCTGTTCATCATTACCTGATCGATAAGCGTAAGCGGATGCAGATCGCCATTATGGTGGAAAGTGCCGAACCGCGCGAAGTGATGCATTTTGCGTTGTTGTTTGGCTTCGGCGCCAGCGGTGTGAACCCGTATATGGCTTTTGCTGTGTTGGATGACCTGGTGAAACGGCATGAGATACATCTGGATTATGCCACTGCCGAAAAGAACTATATCAGGTCCGTTAATAAAGGATTGTTGAAAGTGCTGTCAAAAATGGGTATCTCTACCTTACGTAGTTATCGTGGGTCGCAAATTTTTGAGGCCGTTGGTATCGGCCAGAAATTACTTGACCGGTATTTTCGCGGTATGATATCGCGTATCGGTGGTATTGACCTGAAAGATATCACTATCGATACACTTATTCACCATTACGAAGGATTTTCGGATAAACAGAAGTTGGATAAGTTGAAAAACATCGGCTTGTATGCTTACCGTCGTGACGGCGAATACCATGCATGGAATCCCGAAACTATTTCAAAGCTGCAAATTGCTACCCGCTTGGGTGACTATGATCGCTTTAAAGAATATAGTTCGATTGTTGATGGGAAGTCGACACCTGTATTTTTAAGGGATTTCCTGGATTTTAAACGTAATCCGATCGACATATCTGAAGTGGAACCTGTTGAGGCCATTACACGCCGTTTTGTGACAGGCGCCATGTCTTATGGGTCTATTAGTAAGGAGGCACATGAGGCTTTGGCTATTGCCTTAAACACACTGAATGGCCGGAGTAATACGGGCGAAGGAGGCGAAAATGCCGATCGTTTTAATATCGGTGCAGACGGATTGAACCGTCGCAGTGCGATCAAACAGATCGCTTCGGGCCGTTTTGGCGTGACGGCGGAATATCTGGTCAATGCCGATGAACTGCAGATTAAAATTGCACAGGGTGCTAAACCGGGAGAAGGCGGCCAGCTGCCCGGCTTTAAAGTGGATAAAATTATTGCGGCGACCCGTCATTCCCTCCCCGGGATCACACTGATCTCACCACCGCCGCATCATGATATTTATTCCATAGAAGATCTGGCACAACTGATTTTTGACCTGAAAAACGTGAATCCACAGGCAAAGATCAGTGTCAAGCTGGTATCTGAAAGTGGTGTGGGTACGGTTGCTGCCGGAGTAGCTAAAGCCAAAGCCGACCTGATCGTGATCAGTGGTGCGGAAGGCGGAACCGGCGCCAGTCCGGTAAGTTCTATCCGCCATGCCGGAATGCCTTGGGAATTAGGGTTGGCTGAAACACAACAGACGTTGGTGATGAACAATCTGCGCGGAAATGTAGTATTGCAGACCGACGGGCAGCTCAAAACCGGAAAAGACATCATTATCGCAACTTTACTGGGAGCCGAAGAATACGGTTTTGCTACCAGCGCCCTGATCGTGCTCGGTTGTGTAATGATGCGTAAATGCCACTTGAACACTTGTCCGGTAGGTATTGCCACACAGGATGAGCGATTGCGGCAGCGATTCAAGGGTGAATATGAATATGTGGTGAACTTTATGACTTTCCTGGCGCAGGAAGTCCGTGAGTATTTGGCTGAAATGGGTTTCCGGAGCATCGATGAGATAATCGGGCGCAGTGATCTGCTGGAACTAAGGAAGTTCGAAGAGCATCCCAAAGCACAGAAGCTGGATTTCTCCAAGCTTTTGTATTTCCCCGAAGAAACGTCCCATGCGCTCCGCTGGGAAAAGGAACAGGACCACAAAATAGATGAGGTACTTGACCTGCAGCTGATCAGGAAAGCACGTCCTGCGCTGGAAAAATCACTTCCGGCGGAGATGGATAGTCTGATTTCCAATATCGACCGGTCGGTAGGTGCCATGCTTTCCGGAAAGGTGGCCAAACGATACGGGAGTATGGGCTTGCCGGACAGTACGATCACTGTTGCCTTCAAGGGATCTGCCGGACAGAGTTTCGGCGCTTTTCTTGCTGCCGGCATCACTTTCCGGCTGGAAGGGGAAGCCAATGATTATCTCGGCAAGGGATTATCCGGAGGACGTATTGTTGTGCTACCACCCAAAGGCAGCATTTTTGCCCCTGAAAACAACATTATCGCAGGGAATACACTGTTATATGGAGCTACTTTAGGCGAAGTATACATCAACGGACGTGTCGGTGAGCGTTTCTGTGTCAGGAACAGTGGCGCAATAGCAGTGGTGGAAGGCGTAGGTGATCACTGTTGCGAATATATGACAGGAGGAAGGACGGTAGTGTTGGGAAGTACCGGGAAGAATTTTGCTGCCGGTATGAGCGGAGGCGTTGCCTATGTGTATGATCCCGATGGAACCTTCGATTATTTCTGTAATATGGAAATGGTAGAGTTATCGCTGATTGAAGACAAAACAGATGACCAGGAACTGTTCAGGCTGATCTCGGCACATGCACACCATACAAAGAGCCCGCTGGCACTTCGTATGGTGGGTGACTGGGAGAACCACCTGAAACATTTCCTGAAAGTGATGCCGATCGAATATAAAAAAGTACTTCATGATGAAGCCATGGAAGCCATCAGGAAAAAGATCGCACAAGTGGAATACGATTATTAA
- a CDS encoding DUF1080 domain-containing protein, whose product MKKYIALLTVSFFVGQIFAQDLKWKPEHTEYWNNQPEIITPGEGTKPPSDAIVLFNGKDLSEWVCQDGTEPKWKIEKDIMTVVGGAKAIQTKKVFGSCQLHIEWRTPAEVNPKKTGQGRGNSGIFLQSRYELQVLDNYDNKTYSNGQAGSIYKQTAPLVNVCRKPGEWQVYDIIYTAPEFNGKGEVVTPAYITVIQNGVVVQNHTEIKGNTEYIGLPAYKPHGKLPIILQDHGDAVSFRNIWIRDL is encoded by the coding sequence ATGAAAAAATACATTGCTTTATTGACTGTTTCTTTTTTTGTAGGACAAATTTTTGCGCAGGATCTCAAATGGAAACCTGAACACACCGAATACTGGAACAATCAACCTGAGATCATTACTCCGGGCGAAGGAACCAAACCGCCATCAGATGCTATTGTCCTTTTCAATGGTAAAGATTTATCGGAATGGGTCTGCCAGGATGGTACGGAACCCAAATGGAAAATTGAAAAAGATATCATGACTGTTGTCGGTGGCGCTAAGGCGATTCAAACGAAAAAAGTCTTTGGTAGCTGCCAGTTACATATCGAATGGAGAACACCTGCAGAAGTCAATCCGAAAAAAACCGGCCAGGGACGTGGTAACAGTGGTATCTTTCTACAAAGCCGTTATGAGCTCCAGGTTCTTGATAATTACGACAATAAGACCTATTCTAACGGACAGGCAGGAAGCATATACAAGCAAACCGCTCCTCTGGTAAATGTATGCCGTAAACCGGGAGAATGGCAGGTATATGATATCATATATACAGCCCCTGAATTCAATGGAAAAGGAGAAGTAGTCACTCCGGCATATATAACAGTGATACAAAACGGCGTGGTCGTACAAAATCATACAGAGATAAAGGGAAATACCGAATACATCGGACTCCCTGCTTATAAGCCACACGGAAAATTACCCATTATCCTTCAGGATCATGGAGATGCGGTTAGCTTTAGGAATATTTGGATTCGTGATTTATAA
- a CDS encoding GNAT family N-acetyltransferase, with protein sequence MEVIYRIATHADVKELVVLRMEQLLAEGSALDIDISKDLSGYYTSAIADGSFIAWVAEVNGKIVSTCGIAFSKKPPYYQNTSGLIGEVCNVFTEEGHRRKGFASHLLKIIVDEAKARRIGILRVSASKAGEYLYKDFGFIKAENFYTFKL encoded by the coding sequence ATGGAAGTTATTTATAGGATAGCAACGCATGCTGATGTAAAGGAGCTTGTAGTCTTGCGTATGGAGCAACTTTTAGCTGAAGGCTCGGCTTTGGATATCGATATAAGCAAAGATCTGTCTGGCTATTATACATCTGCAATCGCTGATGGTTCTTTTATTGCGTGGGTTGCCGAAGTAAACGGTAAGATAGTTTCGACTTGTGGAATTGCCTTTAGCAAAAAACCGCCGTATTATCAAAATACAAGCGGTTTAATCGGAGAAGTTTGTAATGTGTTTACAGAAGAGGGACACAGAAGAAAGGGCTTTGCAAGTCATCTGCTGAAAATCATTGTCGACGAAGCAAAAGCACGCAGAATCGGGATTTTGAGAGTCAGCGCTTCAAAAGCGGGAGAATACCTGTATAAAGATTTTGGTTTTATAAAAGCCGAAAATTTTTACACCTTCAAACTATAA